A stretch of the Myripristis murdjan chromosome 24, fMyrMur1.1, whole genome shotgun sequence genome encodes the following:
- the gpr6 gene encoding G-protein coupled receptor 6, producing MNESLVVNDSSAAPVAGAALPWMEAESPERNSSLEYSTTPFEFMINPWDIMLCMSGTVIACENAIVVAIIFYTPTLRTPMFVLIGSLATADLLAGMGLILNFVFQYVISSKTISLITVGFLVASFTASISSLLAITVDRYFSLYNALTYFSEKTLQYVHLMLLGTWGASLCLGLLPVLGWNCLDEPASCSIVHPLTRSNLTLLATSFFVIFVLMLTLYFKICKIVCRHAHQIALQQHFFATSHYVATKKGVSTLAIILGTFGASWLPFAIYCLVGEKEYPPVYTYATLLPATYNSMINPIIYAYRNAEIQRSLYMLFCGCFQANGAYRSRSPSEV from the coding sequence ATGAACGAGTCGCTGGTGGTGAACGATTCCTCTGCGGCTCCCGTGGCCGGGGCAGCTCTCCCTTGGATGGAGGCCGAGTCTCCGGAGCGCAACAGCAGCCTGGAGTACTCCACCACCCCGTTTGAATTCATGATCAACCCGTGGGACATTATGCTCTGCATGTCAGGCACCGTCATTGCTTGTGAAAACGCCATCGTGGTGGCTATTATCTTCTACACGCCCACCCTGAGGACCCCCATGTTCGTGCTGATTGGCAGCCTGGCCACAGCAGACCTGCTGGCCGGCATGGGATTAATCCTGAACTTTGTATTCCAGTATGTGATCTCCTCTAAGACGATCAGCCTTATCACCGTAGGGTTCCTAGTGGCCTCTTTCACCGCGTCCATCAGCAGCCTCTTGGCCATAACAGTGGACCGCTACTTCTCCCTCTACAACGCCCTGACGTACTTCTCAGAGAAGACCCTGCAGTACGTACACCTGATGTTACTGGGGACTTGGGGGGCGTCTCTGTGCCTGGGCCTGCTGCCGGTGCTCGGCTGGAACTGCCTTGACGAACCAGCCTCCTGCAGCATCGTCCACCCTCTGACCCGCAGCAACCTCACCCTGCTGGCCACCTCATTCTTTGTCATCTTCGTGCTCATGCTGACCCTCTACTTCAAGATCTGCAAGATCGTGTGCCGCCATGCCCACCAGATCGCCCTGCAGCAGCACTTTTTCGCCACGTCGCATTACGTGGCCACCAAGAAGGGGGTCTCCACCTTGGCCATCATCTTGGGGACGTTTGGGGCCAGCTGGCTGCCCTTCGCCATCTACTGCCTGGTGGGGGAGAAGGAGTACCCCCCGGTGTACACGTACGCCACGCTGCTGCCGGCCACCTACAACTCCATGATCAACCCAATTATCTACGCCTACCGAAACGCAGAGATCCAGCGTTCTCTCTACATGCTTTTCTGTGGCTGCTTTCAAGCCAACGGGGCCTACCGCTCCAGATCTCCCAGCGAAGTTTAG
- the kif25 gene encoding kinesin-like protein KIF25: MPLFINRDQIFAHQVHLLEHKLRSKEERILELETENAILHLRLAECLGKLRREKEEETKAQKNHQNQKNSQKITQSALAKLLSEVQAVKQDLSEVFGVYVNFATELQEKSKELQEKVEHASSVLKGHRGDDVQSLQDHVAALECSLEEEKQKCREERQRRRELHNTLVELRGNIRVHCRVRPVLHFDHVQPSTLTTGPALSEEVVYAVSDDTVLVNCMKTGIPVQNKMFEFERVHGPEDSQDAVFEEVKPLLTSLLDGYNVCIMAYGQTGSGKTHTMMGSQPMKEAQQGIIPKAAAELFRLISEKPAESHTVEVSVMEVYNNEVFDLLARDEDRNSVDQRRDIITTSTGTSQVTALTYEPVSSASEVMQVISGVLKLRARCPTLVHTDSSRSHLIVTLTISSNSPNALALARRLQSAKKDMQRSTQREWWSPRCRRANPSARLSSDELFASPASSPCHSPCHSPCPSPRPSISQAPFKTKLQLVDLAGSECVGMSGVSGAALWETSCINRSLSALSDVLGALAEQRPHVPYRNSKLTHLLQDAIGGDAKLLVMLCVSPTQRFITESLQSLGFGTRARQVQKEMPKRKKTPLK, from the exons ATGCCACTCTTTATAAACCGGGATCAAATATTTGCGCATCAAGTGCATCTGCTGGAGCACAAGCTGAGG AGCAAAGAGGAGCGCATACTGGAGCTGGAGACTGAGAATGCCATTCTTCATTTAAGACTTGCCGAG TGTCTGGGGAAATTGCGtcgagagaaggaggaagaaactAAGGCTCAGAAAAACCATCAGAACCAGAAGAATTCACAGAAGATAACCCAGTCAGCATTAGCCAAGCTCCTGTCTGAAGTCCAG GCTGTGAAGCAGGACTTGAGTGAGGTTTTCGGCGTGTATGTGAACTTTGCCACCGAGCTGCAGGAAAAGAGCAAAGAGCTCCAAGAGAAGGTCGAACATGCCAGCTCCGTCCTAAAGGGTCACCGCGGAGACGACGTCCAGA GTTTGCAGGATCATGTGGCAGCTCTGGAGTGCTCTCTGgaggaagagaagcagaaatGCAGGGAAGAGAGGCAACGGAGGAGAGAACTTCACAACACACTGGTG GAGCTGAGGGGGAACATCAGGGTTCACTGTAGGGTGCGTCCAGTTCTACATTTTGACCACGTGCAGCCGTCCACCCTTACAACAGG gCCTGCATTGTCAGAGGAAGTGGTTTATGCAGTCAGTGAT gacacAGTGTTAGTGAATTGCATGAAGACAGGCATCCCGGTGCAAAACAAgatgtttgagtttgagag GGTGCATGGACCAGAGGATTCCCAGGATGCCGTGTTTGAGGAAGTCAAGCCACTCCTTACATCTCTGCTGGATGG GTATAATGTGTGTATCATGGCATATGGGCAGACTGGcagtgggaaaacacacaccatgatGGGCTCTCAGCCCATGAAGGAGGCCCAACAGGGCATCATTCCCAAAGCTGCTGCTGAGCTCTTCAG GCTGATCTCTGAGAAGCCTGCGGAGAGCCACACGGTAGAAGTGTCAGTGATGGAGGTGTACAACAATGAGGTGTTTGACCTGCTGGCCCGAGACGAAGACAGAAACTCCGTGGACCAGCGCAGGGACATCATCACCACCTCCACCGGTACCAGCCAGGTCACCGCCCTCACATATGA GCCTGTGTCTAGTGCATCTGAGGTGATGCAGGTGATCAGTGGTGTCTTGAAGCTCAGAGCTCGCTGTCCCACGCTGGTCCATACCGACTCGTCACGCTCTCACCTCATAGTCACACTCACCATCTCCTCCAACAGCCCCAACGCTCTGGCCCTGG CCCGTAGGCTACAGAGTGCCAAGAAGGACATGCAGCGCTCCACCCAGAGGGAATGGTGGAGTCCCCGCTGTCGCCGTGCCAACCCTTCCGCCCGCCTCTCATCCGATGAGCTCTTTGCAAGCCCCGCCTCCTCCCCATGCCACTCCCCTTGCCACTCCCCCTGCCCCTCCCCGAGGCCCAGCATCTCCCAGGCTCCGTTCAAGACCAAGCTACAGCTGGTGGACCTGGCGGGGAGCGAGTGTGTCG gtatGTCTGGAGTTTCTGGTGCAGCTCTGTGGGAGACGTCCTGCATAAACCGCAGTCTGTCTGCCCTGTCAGACGTCCTGGGAGCCCTTGCCGAGCAAAGACCGCACGTCCCATACAGGAACAGCAagctcacacacctgctgcaggaTGCCATAG GTGGCGATGCCAAGCTGCTGGTGATGCTGTGCGTCTCTCCCACCCAGCGCTTCATTACTGAATCTCTGCAGTCGCTGGGATTCGGCACCCGGGCCCGGCAGGTCCAGAAGGAAATGccaaaaaggaagaaaacacCCTTAAAGtga
- the ccdc167 gene encoding coiled-coil domain-containing protein 167: MVKSKDKEKKRDQISIATEIDRVEELRARFQDNLERAEFRKRRHKLSDKERQELEDEMAIMNERVQKLDKELETLRKENRRNMMLSVALLAVSAVFYYVFIYSEEDLS; this comes from the exons ATGGTGAAAAGCAAAGACAAGGAGAAGAAGCGAGATCAGATCAGCATCGCCACTGAA ATTGATCGTGTGGAGGAGCTGCGGGCGCGCTTCCAGGACAACCTGGAGAGAGCCGAGTTCAGGAAGAGACGCCACAAGCTCTCTGATAAGGAAAG GCAGGAACTCGAAGATGAAATGGCAATTATGAATGAGAGGGTGCAGAAGTTAG ATAAGGAGCTGGAGACTTTAAGAAAAGAGAACCGGAGGAACATGATGCTGTCGGTCGCCCTGCTGGCAGTCAGTGCTGTCTTCTACTACGTCTTCATCTACAGTGAAGAGGACCTTTCATGA